The Triticum aestivum cultivar Chinese Spring chromosome 6D, IWGSC CS RefSeq v2.1, whole genome shotgun sequence genomic sequence TATTATTGACCGGTAAAAAAAATCTATTATTGACCAGAAAAGTCGATCTTCTTTAGATCATTCGCCGGAGAGGAAGGCGACCACCCGGTCCATGAGGGCCGACGACTCGTCGCGCTCCGGCTGGAGGAGGAAGAACCCATGCTCCTCCCCCGGGGACTCCACCCACTCCGCCGTGCCAGGCCACCCGCTCCCCTTGACAGCCTGATAGTACGCGGCGGCCCTCGCCCGCGCGAAGTCCCTCTCGGCCGAGCAGACGAGCAGCCTCCGGCCAGCCAGCGCGCGCAACCTCGGCGCCGCAGGAGCCATCGGGTTCAGCCTCGGGTCGTCCACCCCTAGACCGTCGCCGTCCGGGCATATCAGGGCCCAGAGCTTCTCCATGTGATATCTCGtgtccgccgcctcgccgtccaccGGCTCCTTCCCGCCAAACATGGGGTGCAGCAggatcacccgctccaccaccgcccccACGGGTAAACCGTTGTCATCATCAGCACTTCCGGCCATGATCGCCATGTTGTGGACGATGTTGGCGCCGCCGCTGTCGCCGGCCAGGAAGATGCGGCCGGCGTCGCCGTGCTCCGACAGCCACGGGTCGGCCCTCGACGCGGCCCAGCTGAGCGCCATCCAGGAGTCCTCG encodes the following:
- the LOC123143123 gene encoding 2-hydroxyisoflavanone dehydratase, translated to MRAMDPAPAASKMRFDSPAFRVHEDGRVERFFGTDTTEPGFDAATGVTSKDVVLDGATGVFSRLYLPALPDGPDRGRRLPILVYFHGGGLVLGSAASQMYHGYLNSVVSRAGVLAVSVDYRLAPEHPIPAAYEDSWMALSWAASRADPWLSEHGDAGRIFLAGDSGGANIVHNMAIMAGSADDDNGLPVGAVVERVILLHPMFGGKEPVDGEAADTRYHMEKLWALICPDGDGLGVDDPRLNPMAPAAPRLRALAGRRLLVCSAERDFARARAAAYYQAVKGSGWPGTAEWVESPGEEHGFFLLQPERDESSALMDRVVAFLSGE